A single Vigna radiata var. radiata cultivar VC1973A chromosome 8, Vradiata_ver6, whole genome shotgun sequence DNA region contains:
- the LOC106771650 gene encoding oil body-associated protein 2B, which yields MASTDKSPEPTPAKGPEPTPGKEMGVGQHMIDKSAMMIQSLEPIKQISHHSCSFAIYSHDMARQIETHHYCSRLHQNFIQCAVYDSDESDARLLGVEYIVSDDIFETMPPEEQKLWHSHAYEVKSGLLVNPRVPELIGKPDLENLAKTYGKFWCTWQADRGDRLPMGAPALMMSPQAVSPGLVRAELVHERDAKYSISSESLKSSRVEIPEPEMINPLADYWKQHGKGFAIDIDQTEIKLRAPFP from the exons ATGGCCTCCACGGACAAGTCACCGGAACCGACTCCGGCGAAGGGTCCGGAACCAACTCCGGGAAAGGAGATGGGAGTGGGACAGCACATGATCGACAAGAGTGCAATGATGATACAGTCACTGGAGCCCATAAAGCAGATTAGTCACCACTCGTGTTCCTTCGCCATCTATAGCCACGACATGGCTCGCCAGATAGAGACTCACCACTACTGCTCCAGACTCCACCAAAATTTCATCCAATGCGCCGTCTACGATTCCGATGAATCCGATGCTCGTCTTCTTG GTGTGGAGTATATTGTTTCTGATGATATCTTTGAAACTATGCCACCGGAGGAACAGAAACTTTGGCATTCTCATGCTTATGAG GTCAAATCGGGTCTCTTGGTGAACCCCAGAGTTCCAGAGCTTATTGGGAAACCGGACCTCGAAAACCTAGCCAAAACTTACGGCAAGTTCTGGTGTACATGGCAGGCTGACAGAG GGGACAGGCTTCCTATGGGTGCACCTGCGCTGATGATGTCTCCACAAGCAGTAAGTCCTGGTTTGGTGAGGGCAGAGCTGGTGCATGAGAGGGATGCCAAGTACAGTATTTCCTCAGAGAGCCTGAAAAGTTCAAGGGTAGAGATTCCTGAACCCGAGATGATCAACCCCTTGGCTGACTACTGGAAGCAGCATGGCAAAGGATTTGCGATTGACATCGACCAGACTGAGATCAAGTTGAGGGCACCTTTTCCTTGA
- the LOC106769622 gene encoding protein-tyrosine-phosphatase PTP1 isoform X2, translating into MDGNPTTTSSSAPPPENFNFSPDSPSPITLTADQVSHCTQAINLLKDKLQAPHTISREFGHLQANRITPSEMRRRCTVALDGVNLNKNRYTDVLPFDNNRVVLRSSSDYRPAAQGYINASLVSTSSSGNVSQFVATQGPLPHTYEDFWEMIIQYRCPAIIMLTRLVDNYKMVKCGDYFQAEDGPREFGNISVIGKWVNTTETSLVLRLLEVNHREVEDAPISVLHIQYPEWPDHGVPKDTLAVREILKRLYHLPPNLGPIVVHCRYW; encoded by the exons ATGGACGGCAACcccaccaccacctcctcctccgCACCACCTCCCGAGAATTTCAATTTCTCGCCCGATAGCCCCTCCCCGATCACCCTCACTGCGGATCAGGTCAGCCACTGCACCCAAGCCATCAACCTTTTGAAGGACAAACTCCAGGCTCCTCACACCATCAGTCGGGAGTTTGGACACTTGCAG GCAAACAGAATAACGCCGAGTGAGATGAGGAGAAGATGCACCGTCGCTCTTGACGGCGTCAATTTGAACAAAAACCGATACACGGACGTTTTGCCAT TTGACAATAACAGGGTTGTTCTCAGATCGAGTTCGGATTATAGACCTGCAGCACAGGGGTATATCAATGCAAGCTTGGTCTCG ACCTCCTCCTCTGGAAACGTGTCACAGTTTGTTGCCACACAAGGTCCACTTCCGCATACTTATGAAGATTTCTGGGAGATGATTATCCAATATCGTTGCCCTGCAATTATTATGCTAACAAGGTTGGTGGATAATTATAAG ATGGTAAAGTGTGGAGATTATTTTCAAGCGGAGGATGGACCTAGAGAATTTGGTAATATTTCTGTTATTGGTAAATGGGTGAACACTACTGAAACTTCATTGGTGCTGCGCCTTTTAGAGGTGAACCATAGAGAG GTAGAAGATGCTCCAATATCTGTTTTACATATTCAGTATCCCGAATGGCCTGACCACGGAGTTCCCAAAGATACATTAGCTGTGcgtgaaattttgaaaagattatACCATTTACCACCAAACCTTGGTCCAATAGTGGTCCACTGCAG GTATTGGTAG
- the LOC106772218 gene encoding uncharacterized protein LOC106772218 isoform X1, with the protein MGGICSRSWKGTVDGVAVDNALSGSSRHTNGHANSEAGMAYQSIGPPRSIDSNSNALPDDDDLDKHQRESFSFTGLENVSYGSMADDINDGIPRLSRVLSHKSKSKQAAVKVSEVSSLLGRAGTAGLGKAVEVLDTLGSSMTNLNLSSGFTSGVSTKGNKISILAFEVANTIVKGANLMQSLSKENIRHLKEVVLPSEGVKNLISRDMDELLRIAAADKREELKIFSGEVVRFGNRCKDPQWHNLDRYFEKLCSELTPQKQLKEEAEIVMQQLMTFVQYTAELYHELHALDRFDQDYRRKLQEEDNSNATQRGDSLAILRAELKSQKKHVRNLKKKSLWSKILEEVMEKLVDIVHFLYLEIHEAFGSSDTDKQAKDSQSNHKKLGSAGLALHYANIITQIDTLVSRSSSVPPNTRDALYQGLPPNVKSALRSRLQSFQVKEELTVPQIKAEMEKILQWLVPIAANTTKAHHGFGWVGEWANTGSEINRKPAGQTDLLRIETLHHADKDKTEAYILELVIWLHHLVSQVRVGNGGIRSPVKSPIRSPTQKTGQLFTHKTCSSPMLTVEDQQMLRDVSKRKLTPGISKSQEFDTTKTRLSKQHRLSKSSSHSPISESKNDIFSTRRLPSVPVIDFDNHRMKALDVIDRVDNIGSS; encoded by the exons ATGGGTGGTATTTGCTCGAGGTCATGGAAAGGCACTGTTGATGGTGTAGCTGTGGATAATGCACTCAGTGGAAGCTCGAGGCATACTAATGGTCATGCTAATAGTGAAGCTGGAATGGCTTATCAGTCTATTGGACCTCCCAGAAGTATAGATAGCAATTCAAATGCGCTTCCTGATGATGACGACTTGGATAAACATCAACGAGAGTCGTTTTCTTTTACTGGATTGGAAAATGTTTCGTATGGGTCAATGGCAGATGATATCAATGATGGGATTCCTCGCCTGTCCAGGGTTTTATCGCATAAATCTAAGTCCAAACAAGCTGCTGTTAAG GTATCAGAAGTGAGTTCACTTTTAGGAAGAGCTGGTACAGCTGGGCTTGGCAAGGCAGTAGAAGTTTTGGACACGCTAGGTAGTAGTATGACAAATTTGAATCTCAGTAGTGGTTTTACGTCTGGTGTGtcaacaaaaggaaataaaatttcaattttggcCTTCGAAGTTGCAAACACAATTGTTAAGGGTGCCAATCTGATGCAATCTCTTTCAAAAGAGAACATCAGACATTTAAAAGAGGTGGTTCTGCCATCTGAAGGAGTGAAAAATTTGATATCCAGAGATATGGATGAACTCCTAAGAATTGCTGCAGCAGACAAGAG AGAAgagttgaaaatattttcaggAGAAGTTGTGCGATTTGGAAATCGTTGTAAAGATCCTCAGTGGCACAACCTAGATCGCTATTTTGAGAA GTTATGTTCAGAGCTCACACCACAAAAACAATTGAAAGAGGAGGCAGAAATTGTGATGCAACAACTAATGACCTTTGTTCAATATACAGCT GAATTATATCATGAGTTGCATGCTTTAGATAGATTTGATCAAGATTATCGGCGCAAGCTTCAAGAAGAGGACAATTCAAATGCCACACAAAGAG GAGACAGCCTTGCAATTTTAAGAGCAGAACTGAAGAGTCAAAAGAAGCATGTAAGAAATCTGAAGAAAAAATCATTATGGTCCAAGATTTTAGAAGAG GTGATGGAAAAGCTTGTAGACATCGTCCATTTTCTATACTTGGAGATCCATGAAGCATTTGGTAGTTCTG ATACTGATAAGCAAGCCAAAGATTCTCAAAGTAACCACAAGAAGTTGGGATCTGCGGGTCTTGCTCTGCATTATGCGAACATTATCACTCAAATTGACACTCTT GTGTCTCGATCAAGTTCTGTGCCTCCTAATACAAGGGATGCCTTATATCAGGGGCTTCCGCCTAATGTAAAATCAGCATTGCGCTCAAGGTTACAGTCATTTCAGGTTAAAGAAGAG CTTACTGTCCCACAAATCAAAGCTGAAATGGAGAAAATATTGCAGTGGCTTGTCCCTATTGCTGCAAACACAACGAA AGCTCATCATGGCTTTGGATGGGTTGGAGAATGGGCAAATACTGG GTCTGAGATCAACCGGAAACCCGCCGGCCAGACCGATTTGTTGAGAATTGAAACACTACACCATGCTGACAAAGACAAGACAGAAGCTTATATACTTGAACTTGTTATCTGGCTTCATCATCTTGTCAGCCAAGTAAGAGTTGGAAATGGAGGAATAAGGTCCCCAGTTAAATCACCAATCCGTTCTCCTACCCAAAAGACAGGGCAGTTATTTACGCATAAAACCTGTTCTTCTCCCATGCTAACAGTTGAAGATCAACAAATGCTCCGAGATGTCAGCAAGAGGAAGCTAACACCGGGCATTAGTAAGAGCCAAGAATTTGACACTACCAAGACCAGGTTGAGCAAACAGCATAGGCTAAGCAAGAGTAGCAGTCACTCCCCAATCAGTGAAAGCAAAAATGATATATTCTCAACAAGGAGGCTACCTTCTGTTCCTGTCATTGACTTTGATAATCATCGAATGAAGGCCTTAGATGTCATTGATAGGGTGGATAACATTGGAAGTTCATAG
- the LOC106772218 gene encoding uncharacterized protein LOC106772218 isoform X2, translating into MTNLNLSSGFTSGVSTKGNKISILAFEVANTIVKGANLMQSLSKENIRHLKEVVLPSEGVKNLISRDMDELLRIAAADKREELKIFSGEVVRFGNRCKDPQWHNLDRYFEKLCSELTPQKQLKEEAEIVMQQLMTFVQYTAELYHELHALDRFDQDYRRKLQEEDNSNATQRGDSLAILRAELKSQKKHVRNLKKKSLWSKILEEVMEKLVDIVHFLYLEIHEAFGSSDTDKQAKDSQSNHKKLGSAGLALHYANIITQIDTLVSRSSSVPPNTRDALYQGLPPNVKSALRSRLQSFQVKEELTVPQIKAEMEKILQWLVPIAANTTKAHHGFGWVGEWANTGSEINRKPAGQTDLLRIETLHHADKDKTEAYILELVIWLHHLVSQVRVGNGGIRSPVKSPIRSPTQKTGQLFTHKTCSSPMLTVEDQQMLRDVSKRKLTPGISKSQEFDTTKTRLSKQHRLSKSSSHSPISESKNDIFSTRRLPSVPVIDFDNHRMKALDVIDRVDNIGSS; encoded by the exons ATGACAAATTTGAATCTCAGTAGTGGTTTTACGTCTGGTGTGtcaacaaaaggaaataaaatttcaattttggcCTTCGAAGTTGCAAACACAATTGTTAAGGGTGCCAATCTGATGCAATCTCTTTCAAAAGAGAACATCAGACATTTAAAAGAGGTGGTTCTGCCATCTGAAGGAGTGAAAAATTTGATATCCAGAGATATGGATGAACTCCTAAGAATTGCTGCAGCAGACAAGAG AGAAgagttgaaaatattttcaggAGAAGTTGTGCGATTTGGAAATCGTTGTAAAGATCCTCAGTGGCACAACCTAGATCGCTATTTTGAGAA GTTATGTTCAGAGCTCACACCACAAAAACAATTGAAAGAGGAGGCAGAAATTGTGATGCAACAACTAATGACCTTTGTTCAATATACAGCT GAATTATATCATGAGTTGCATGCTTTAGATAGATTTGATCAAGATTATCGGCGCAAGCTTCAAGAAGAGGACAATTCAAATGCCACACAAAGAG GAGACAGCCTTGCAATTTTAAGAGCAGAACTGAAGAGTCAAAAGAAGCATGTAAGAAATCTGAAGAAAAAATCATTATGGTCCAAGATTTTAGAAGAG GTGATGGAAAAGCTTGTAGACATCGTCCATTTTCTATACTTGGAGATCCATGAAGCATTTGGTAGTTCTG ATACTGATAAGCAAGCCAAAGATTCTCAAAGTAACCACAAGAAGTTGGGATCTGCGGGTCTTGCTCTGCATTATGCGAACATTATCACTCAAATTGACACTCTT GTGTCTCGATCAAGTTCTGTGCCTCCTAATACAAGGGATGCCTTATATCAGGGGCTTCCGCCTAATGTAAAATCAGCATTGCGCTCAAGGTTACAGTCATTTCAGGTTAAAGAAGAG CTTACTGTCCCACAAATCAAAGCTGAAATGGAGAAAATATTGCAGTGGCTTGTCCCTATTGCTGCAAACACAACGAA AGCTCATCATGGCTTTGGATGGGTTGGAGAATGGGCAAATACTGG GTCTGAGATCAACCGGAAACCCGCCGGCCAGACCGATTTGTTGAGAATTGAAACACTACACCATGCTGACAAAGACAAGACAGAAGCTTATATACTTGAACTTGTTATCTGGCTTCATCATCTTGTCAGCCAAGTAAGAGTTGGAAATGGAGGAATAAGGTCCCCAGTTAAATCACCAATCCGTTCTCCTACCCAAAAGACAGGGCAGTTATTTACGCATAAAACCTGTTCTTCTCCCATGCTAACAGTTGAAGATCAACAAATGCTCCGAGATGTCAGCAAGAGGAAGCTAACACCGGGCATTAGTAAGAGCCAAGAATTTGACACTACCAAGACCAGGTTGAGCAAACAGCATAGGCTAAGCAAGAGTAGCAGTCACTCCCCAATCAGTGAAAGCAAAAATGATATATTCTCAACAAGGAGGCTACCTTCTGTTCCTGTCATTGACTTTGATAATCATCGAATGAAGGCCTTAGATGTCATTGATAGGGTGGATAACATTGGAAGTTCATAG
- the LOC106769622 gene encoding protein-tyrosine-phosphatase PTP1 isoform X1 — translation MDGNPTTTSSSAPPPENFNFSPDSPSPITLTADQVSHCTQAINLLKDKLQAPHTISREFGHLQANRITPSEMRRRCTVALDGVNLNKNRYTDVLPFDNNRVVLRSSSDYRPAAQGYINASLVSTSSSGNVSQFVATQGPLPHTYEDFWEMIIQYRCPAIIMLTRLVDNYKMVKCGDYFQAEDGPREFGNISVIGKWVNTTETSLVLRLLEVNHREVEDAPISVLHIQYPEWPDHGVPKDTLAVREILKRLYHLPPNLGPIVVHCSAGIGRTGTYCTIHNTIQRILAGDMSAVDIANTVAVFRAQRVGMVQTQDQYIFCYKAIIDELEDLVSQQ, via the exons ATGGACGGCAACcccaccaccacctcctcctccgCACCACCTCCCGAGAATTTCAATTTCTCGCCCGATAGCCCCTCCCCGATCACCCTCACTGCGGATCAGGTCAGCCACTGCACCCAAGCCATCAACCTTTTGAAGGACAAACTCCAGGCTCCTCACACCATCAGTCGGGAGTTTGGACACTTGCAG GCAAACAGAATAACGCCGAGTGAGATGAGGAGAAGATGCACCGTCGCTCTTGACGGCGTCAATTTGAACAAAAACCGATACACGGACGTTTTGCCAT TTGACAATAACAGGGTTGTTCTCAGATCGAGTTCGGATTATAGACCTGCAGCACAGGGGTATATCAATGCAAGCTTGGTCTCG ACCTCCTCCTCTGGAAACGTGTCACAGTTTGTTGCCACACAAGGTCCACTTCCGCATACTTATGAAGATTTCTGGGAGATGATTATCCAATATCGTTGCCCTGCAATTATTATGCTAACAAGGTTGGTGGATAATTATAAG ATGGTAAAGTGTGGAGATTATTTTCAAGCGGAGGATGGACCTAGAGAATTTGGTAATATTTCTGTTATTGGTAAATGGGTGAACACTACTGAAACTTCATTGGTGCTGCGCCTTTTAGAGGTGAACCATAGAGAG GTAGAAGATGCTCCAATATCTGTTTTACATATTCAGTATCCCGAATGGCCTGACCACGGAGTTCCCAAAGATACATTAGCTGTGcgtgaaattttgaaaagattatACCATTTACCACCAAACCTTGGTCCAATAGTGGTCCACTGCAG TGCAGGTATTGGTAGAACTGGAACATATTGCACAATTCACAACACAATTCAGAGAATACTTGCTGGTGATATGTCTGCTGTAGATATTGCTAACACAGTAGCTGTGTTCAGGGCCCAGCGTGTTGGAATGGTTCAGACCCAG GATCAGTACATTTTCTGCTATAAAGCTATCATAGATGAACTGGAAGACCTTGTATCTCAGCAGTAG